A genome region from Cucumis sativus cultivar 9930 unplaced genomic scaffold, Cucumber_9930_V3 scaffold41, whole genome shotgun sequence includes the following:
- the LOC116405901 gene encoding probable pectinesterase/pectinesterase inhibitor 39, whose protein sequence is MTIFTLEMIFVLYLLVVVIVEFSDCFSFNSTVSLDGTENFIKINDAIAAAPNFSTTRFYIHVKPGTYQEIIEVPYEKTCIALIGDDSSTTIIVNNRSNGTGSSTASSATLTVNGIKLHGSVLTFQNTAGPNEGQAIALLDQATHTAYYKCVFLGYQDTLYAGALPQFFKECDIYGSVDFIFGNGLVVFQDCNIYARLFDVQITVTAQSKPSLNSLSGFIFQNCNVTVSPEIAPSKDNVTVFLGRPWRMYSMVVFIDSFLDNVVQPKGWLEWPGVPENLLYYAEYNNSGGGANTSQRVNWPGYHALNNAKEVATFTVETFINGTQWLPQTGIPFRAGF, encoded by the exons ATGACAATATTCACACTTGAAATGATCTTTGTACTGTATTTGTtagttgttgttattgttgagtTTTCTGATTGCTTTAGTTTCAATTCCACAGTGTCTTTAGATGGTacagaaaattttattaaaattaacgATGCTATAGCAGCAGCACCCAATTTTAGTACGACAAGATTTTACATTCATGTCAAACCTGGAACTTACCAGGAGATTATTGAAGTTCCATACGAGAAAACTTGTATTGCTTTAATTGGAGATGATTCTTCTACTACCATCATCGTTAACAATCGAAGTAATGGCACTGGGTCCTCCACGGCATCTTCTGCGACTCTCA CTGTAAATGGAATCAAACTTCATGGCTCAGTCTTGACCTTTCAAAACACTGCTGGACCAAATGAAGGCCAAGCAATTGCTCTTCTTGACCAAGCAACACACACAGCTTACTACAAGTGTGTGTTTTTGGGTTATCAAGATACTCTCTATGCTGGAGCACTTCCCCAGTTCTTCAAAGAATGCGATATCTATGGAAGCGTCGACttcatttttggaaatggACTTGTTGTATTCCAAGATTGTAATATATACGCTCGATTATTTGACGTTCAAATTACCGTAACAGCACAATCGAAACCAAGTTTAAATTCTCTGAGCGGCTTCATCTTCCAAAACTGCAATGTGACTGTGTCGCCAGAGATAGCACCAAGTAAGGACAACGTAACGGTGTTTCTTGGACGACCATGGAGAATGTACTCAATGGTTGTTTTCATTGATTCATTTCTTGACAACGTGGTTCAACCTAAAGGATGGTTGGAGTGGCCGGGAGTGCCAGAGAATTTATTGTATTATGCAGAATACAATAACAGTGGTGGAGGAGCCAACACTTCTCAAAGGGTTAATTGGCCTGGTTATCATGCGTTAAATAACGCAAAAGAAGTTGCAACTTTTACTGttgaaacatttattaatGGGACTCAATGGTTGCCTCAAACTGGCATACCATTTAGAGCTGGTTTCTAG